A window of the Cicer arietinum cultivar CDC Frontier isolate Library 1 chromosome 6, Cicar.CDCFrontier_v2.0, whole genome shotgun sequence genome harbors these coding sequences:
- the LOC101508783 gene encoding putative ubiquitin-conjugating enzyme E2 38: MDLHANSNNSGMKKRKQDQDALISGHGNSMSVGESSSGGGDLCKSSTSISPNSNNPNGSDSDVSCQDDDDDLIDDDALEDPDYGSDFYDDDDIYEDEYSLMQDQFDSVDLPPGVEASLPWLKDITSSECKQAVSHVHTESSSKGKVDETDTVMQKFRQFKQFDTVDSFPDHYYDKEGVSVSEALRPKNWAKKIQDEWKILEENLPETIFVRVCESRMELLRAVIIGPQGTPYHDGLFFFDCFFPSTYPAGPPKVHYHSGGLRLNPNLYQCGKVCLSLLGTWHGRNSENWIPEKSTMLQVLVSVQALILNEKPFFNEPGHETAYVGLDGQRRSKDYNDSTFVLSLKTMMYTLRKPPKHFEDFVVGHFRVRAVDILKACKSYAEGGPVGSVLHDAAQSSSTTSSKTFAKNQKEFQSAVSRMMNTLIAFFTKNGSTDCEQFRSLEIYNLSAAATANLEVFKIESSGTTTLTQV; this comes from the exons ATGGATCTTCATGCCAACTCCAACAATTCTGGGATGAAGAAACGAAAACAAGACCAG GATGCTTTGATCAGTGGTCATGGAAATTCTATGAGTGTTGGAGAATCATCATCTGGTGGTGGTGATCTCTGCAAGAGTTCGACCTCTATATCACCAAATTCAAACAATCCAAATGGTTCCGACTCTGATGTTTCATGTCAGGACGACGATGATGATCTGATTGACGATGATGCACTTGAAGATCCTGATTATGGCTCTGATTTTTATGATGACGATGACATCTATGAAGATGAATATTCATTGATGCAGGATCAGTTTGACAGTGTGGATTTGCCTCCCGGGGTAGAAGCATCACTGCCTTGGTTGAAGGATATTACTTCCAGTGAATGCAAGCAGGCTGTTTCTCATGTCCATACAGAGTCTAGTTCTAAAGGAAAAGTAGATGAAACAGATACAGTCATGCAAAAGTTTCGGCAATTTAAGCAATTTGATACTGTAGATTCTTTTCCTGATCATTACTATGATAAGGAAGGTGTTTCAGTCTCAGAGGCACTG CGACCAAAGAATTGGGCAAAAAAAATCCAGGACGAATGGAAAATATTGGAGGAAAATTTGCCAG AAACAATATTTGTGAGAGTTTGTGAATCTAGGATGGAGCTTCTCAGGGCTGTCATCATCGGACCACAAGGCACTCCATACCATGATggtcttttcttttttgattgcTTCTTTCCTTCTACCTACCCTGCAGGTCCACCG AAAGTTCACTACCACTCAGGTGGCCTAAGGCTCAATCCAAATTTATATCAATGTGGAAAAGTCTGCCTTAGTCTCTTGGGTACTTGGCATGGTAGGAATAGTGAAAACTGGATTCCAGAAAAATCAACCATGCTACAAGTCTTGGTTTCTGTACAAGCTCTGATTCTGAATGAGAAACCCTTTTTTAATGAGCCTGGGCATGAAACAGCATATGTCGGCTTAGATGGGCAAAGGAGATCTAAGGATTACAATGATAGTACATTTGTTTTATCCTTGAAGACAATGATGTATACGCTGCGTAAACCCCCAAAG CACTTTGAAGACTTTGTTGTGGGGCATTTCCGCGTTAGAGCCGTGGACATACTGAAAGCATGCAAATCATATGCTGAGGGGGGACCAGTTGGATCAGTTTTACATGATGCAGCACAAAGTAGTAGTACTACTAGTAGTAAGACTTTTGCTAAAAACCAAAAAGAATTTCAGTCAGCTGTGAGTAGGATGATGAATACCCTTATTGCATTTTTCACCAAAAATGGCTCCACAGACTGTGAGCAGTTTCGATCTCTTGAGATTTATAATTTATCTGCTGCGGCTACTGCTAACTTGGAAGTTTTCAAGATTGAATCTTCTGGCACAACAACATTAACCCAAGTCTGA
- the LOC105851073 gene encoding uncharacterized protein, protein MSEVWLCLKKSLHCKPHSSEVHDPKANKHHKRKNNKDKNDFSNVKDCTKSQANSVMLNRVCVTHEIVIDSKSGEIKICPCYPCSQSTEDGKGVEGSSDRSMPSTKTYCVDCECGIFSKPKVKVVKDSSNGNFPTITCPHEFGEKSNSLDTIEEEHDISEHSVIKLQRQESSWQIIKKICEASNVNGESKAIEIECVLKVQNTQETFACFEDCREMIKIKVEKLQINHPRCLVDGNEMLRFHGTTIACSLGVNYFSTLCILDHCGLCQILRHGFTANEGFHDNIGVFTTSTCERAIDSFSFTNKPPYVKKCVMVCRVIAGRINNPLQEIQEMNDSRYDSLVKKISCQSDIEELIVLNPRAVLPCFVVIYKF, encoded by the exons ATGTCAGAGGTTTGGCTTTGTCTGAAGAAATCACTTCATTGCAAACCTCATTCATCAGAGGTTCATGATCCAAAGGCAAATAAGCaccataaaagaaaaaacaacaaaGACAAGAATGATTTTTCAAATGTCAAAGATTGTACAAAATCACAAGCCAACAGTGTCATGCTTAACCGTGTTTGTGTTACTCATGAAATTGTTATTGATAGCAAAAGTGGTGAGATTAAAATTTGTCCATGTTATCCTTGTTCTCAAAGCACTGAAGATGGAAAAGGTGTTGAAGGTTCTTCTGATAGATCCATGCCTTCAACAAAAACATATTGTGTTGATTGTGAATGTGGTATTTTCTCAAAGCCAAAGGTGAAAGTGGTGAAAGATTCTAGTAATGGTAATTTTCCAACAATAACTTGTCCTCATGAATTTGGTGAGAAAAGTAATTCTCTTGACACTATTGAAGAAGAACATGATATCTCTGAGCATTCAG TGATCAAACTTCAAAGACAAGAATCATCATGgcaaatcataaaaaaaatatgtgaagctAGCAATGTGAATGGTGAAAGCAAGGCAATAGAAATTGAATGTGTCTTGAAAGTCCAAAACACACAAGAGACATTTGCCTGCTTTGAGGACTGTAGAGaaatgataaagattaaagttgAAAAGCTACAAATTAATCACCCTAGATGCTTAGTTGATGGAAATGAAATGTTAAGGTTTCATGGTACAACAATTGCATGCTCTCTTGGTGTAAATTACTTTTCTACACTATGCATTTTAGACCATTGCGGTCTATGCCAAATTTTAAGGCATGGTTTCACTGCCAATGAAGGATTCCATGATAATATTGGTGTTTTCACAACTTCTACGTGTGAAAGAGCTATTGATTCCTTTAGCTTTACCAATAAACCACCATATGTGAAAAAATGTGTTATGGTGTGTAGGGTGATAGCTGGGAGAATAAATAATCCTTTGCAAGAGATTCAAGAAATGAATGATTCAAGGTATGATTCTTTGGTTAAAAAGATAAGTTGTCAATCAGATATTGAAGAGCTGATTGTTTTGAATCCTAGAGCTGTTCTCCCCTGCTTTGTTGTAATCTACAaattttga
- the LOC101509100 gene encoding adenylate kinase isoenzyme 6 homolog, translated as MVQESGRRQSPNILVTGTPGTGKTAMSTALAEATQLRHINIGDLVKKNNLHDGWDDELDSYIIDEDLVCDELEDVMEEGGNIVDYHGCDFFPERWFDCVVVLQTDNTILYDRLSKRGYKDSKLSNNVECEIFQVLLEEAKQSYAEDKVVAMESNNIEDISRNVATLTDWIRNWASPPQS; from the exons ATGGTTCAAGAAAGTGGCAGGAGGCAGAGTCCAAACATTTTGGTGACTGGTACACCAGGGACAGGAAAGACAGCCATGTCAACTGCCCTGGCTGAAGCCACTCAGCTCCGCCACATCAATATTGGAGATTTGGTAAAAAAGAATAACTTGCATGATGGCTGGGATGATGAGCTTGATTCTTACATTATTGATGAAGATTTG GTGTGTGATGAACTTGAGGATGTTATGGAAGAGGGTGGGAACATTGTTGACTATCATGGCTGTGATTTCTTTCCTGAGCGATGGTTTGATTGTGTCGTTGTACTTCAAACTGATAACACCATTTTGTATGATCGTTTGAGTAAGAG AGGTTACAAAGATTCAAAGCTTTCCAACAATGTCGAATGTGAAATCTTTCAAGTTTTGCTCGAGGAGGCTAAACAAAGTTACGCAGAAGACAAAGTTGTTGCAATGGAAAGTAATAATATTGAAGACATTAGTAGAAATGTTGCAACTCTGACAGATTGGATCAGAAATTGGGCTTCTCCACCCCAGTCATAA
- the LOC101509424 gene encoding uncharacterized protein, with protein sequence MEEKYAPFESASGESNGVSSVSHNADHGWQKVTYAKKQKKKDANGIASSDSRANSNKLTFNGNDVVFRSLELQSEDRRRRILEARAAADAEFDDAPVRSKQRSRDYDDDYDEDDEDRSAENGKAEEVKKVKQKKPKKPKVTVAEAAAKIDAADLESFLVEISASFEQKEDIQMMRFADYFGRAFSAVTASQFPWVKLFRESAVAKIVDVPLSHISDVVYKTAADWVNHRSPEALSFFLLWSLDSILADLGSQQTVSKGSKKAVQQVTSKSQVAIFVALAMVLRRKPDALITVLPTLRETSKYQGQDKLPVIVWMIAQASVGDLSVGLYAWSRNLLPIVVSKSGNPQSRDLVLQLVEKILSAPKARPILVNGAVRKGERLIPPPAFETLIRVTFPSSTRVKATERFEAIYPTLKEVALGGSPGSKAMKQVSQQIFSFAIKVAGEDNPALSKEAAGILIWCLSQSTECYKQWEKVYQDNIVASVAVLKKLSDDWKVQATKLSPHEPLREILKNLRQKNEKALATETDGARQALFKDADKYCKIISGRVSQSNGCKACLTFTVLALAVGAAVFYPNMESVGFKKLSVLFNSQF encoded by the exons ATGGAGGAAAAGTACGCGCCCTTCGAATCCGCCTCCGGAGAATCCAACGGCGTCTCTTCCGTATCTCACAACGCTGATCACGGCTGGCAGAAGGTTACCTACGCTaaaaaacagaagaagaagGACGCTAACGGCATCGCCAGTTCCGATTCCCGTGCCAATTCCAACAAACTCACCTTCAACGGAAACGACGTCGTCTTCCGGTCGCTCGAACTGCAGTCGGAGGATCGGCGCCGCCGCATTCTCGAGGCTCGAGCGGCGGCAGATGCCGAATTTGATGATGCTCCGGTCAGATCGAAGCAGCGGTCACGTGATTATGATGATGACTATGATGAGGACGACGAAGATCGTTCAGCGGAGAACGGGAAAGCGGAGGAGGTGAAGAAGGTGAAGCAGAAGAAGCCGAAGAAGCCTAAGGTCACGGTGGCAGAGGCTGCGGCAAAGATTGACGCGGCTGATCTGGAGTCTTTTCTCGTTGAAATATCG GCATCGTTCGAGCAGAAAGAGGATATACAAATGATGCGGTTTGCGGATTATTTTGGACGTGCTTTTTCTGCTGTGACCGCTTCTCAATTTCCCTGGGTGAAATTGTTCAGGGAGTCAGCTGTTGCTAAGATTGTTGAT gtgCCACTTTCTCACATATCTGATGTTGTATATAAGACAGCAGCTGACTGGGTTAACCATCGATCTCCTGAGGCACTTAGTTTCTTTCTTCTTTGGTCTCTGGATAGTATTCTTGCCGACTTGGGTAGCCAGCAAACAGTGTCCAAGGGTTCCAAAAAGGCTGTGCAACAAGTAACTTCAAAATCTCAG GTTGCAATCTTTGTTGCTTTAGCGATGGTATTGCGCCGGAAGCCCGATGCTCTTATTACTGTATTGCCCACATTGAGGGAGACTTCAAAATATCAAGGACAAGATAAACTTCCGGTGATTGTATGGATGATTGCTCAG GCATCAGTTGGAGATCTTTCAGTAGGTTTGTATGCTTGGTCACGGAATCTCCTACCTATAGTGGTTAGCAAAAGTGGCAACCCCCAATCCAGAGATTTGGTTTTGCAGCTTGTGGAAAA GATTTTGTCTGCCCCTAAAGCACGGCCTATTTTGGTTAATGGTGCTGTAAGAAAGGGGGAACGATTAATTCCTCCTCCAGCATTTGAAACTTTGATCCGGGTTACTTTCCCATCTTCAACTAGAGTGAAG GCTACAGAAAGATTTGAGGCCATATACCCCACTCTGAAAGAGGTGGCTCTTGGTGGTTCTCCTGGAAGTAAAGCAATGAAACAAGTCTCACAGCAGATATTCAGTTTTGCTATTAAAGTAGCCGGAGAAG ACAATCCTGCATTATCAAAAGAAGCAGCTGGTATTTTGATTTGGTGTTTGAGCCAAAGCACTGAATGCTACAAGCAGTGG GAAAAAGTTTATCAGGACAACATTGTAGCAAGTGTTGCGGTTTTGAAGAAGCTTTCTGATGATTGGAAGGTGCAAGCTACGAAATTGTCTCCCCATGAGCCACTGAGGGAGATCCTAAAGAATCTCAGGCAAAAG AATGAGAAAGCATTGGCTACTGAGACTGATGGTGCTCGTCAAGCACTCTTCAAGGACGCAGATAAATATTGTAAGATAATCTCAGGCAGAGTTTCACAAAGCAATGGGTGCAAGGCATGTTTGACCTTCACTGTTCTTGCTTTGGCTGTTGGTGCTGCTGTTTTCTACCCCAACATGGAATCCGTGGGTTTTAAGAAACTCTCTGTACTTTTCAACTCCCAGTTCTGA